In Spirosoma aureum, a single genomic region encodes these proteins:
- a CDS encoding glycoside hydrolase family 43 protein, with translation MKSILIYLILFFSVLQASAQATREIFFADVTIYVEGGKYYLTGSKGGSSGPPGFAFLESKDLKTWAVPANSTDSLGMILTKGDHTFGTKGFWAPQIFKDKGTYYLTYTADEQTVLAESKSLLGPYRQKEVGPIDGSEKNIDSYIFKDTDGTYYLYCVRFNKGNYLYVAEFDLKTGKIKPETLKRCFDQTEPWEATPNYKSAPIMEGPTVIKLNHKYYLFYSANHFQNIDYAIGYAVADSPYGPWIKYKNNPIVHRSIVGENGSGHGDLFEGVDKQLYYVYHIHNSSDQVSPRRTRLVPVVKQWDEKAGVYTFSVKGKEVIVPVMAEK, from the coding sequence ATGAAATCAATCCTAATTTATCTTATCCTCTTCTTCTCCGTACTGCAGGCATCAGCCCAGGCAACGCGAGAGATTTTTTTTGCCGATGTAACCATATATGTTGAGGGAGGCAAGTATTACCTTACCGGCTCAAAAGGTGGGAGCAGTGGGCCGCCGGGATTTGCCTTTTTAGAATCAAAGGACCTCAAAACATGGGCAGTGCCTGCGAACTCAACAGATTCGCTGGGTATGATCCTTACCAAAGGTGATCACACCTTCGGCACCAAGGGCTTCTGGGCACCACAAATTTTCAAAGATAAAGGCACTTATTATCTTACCTATACGGCCGATGAACAAACCGTATTAGCTGAGTCAAAATCGTTATTGGGCCCCTACAGGCAAAAAGAAGTTGGACCAATTGATGGGTCTGAGAAAAATATCGATTCCTATATTTTCAAGGATACCGATGGTACATATTACCTCTACTGTGTACGTTTTAATAAAGGCAATTACCTGTATGTAGCCGAGTTTGACCTGAAAACCGGCAAGATAAAACCCGAAACCCTGAAACGATGTTTTGACCAGACAGAACCCTGGGAGGCAACGCCTAATTATAAATCAGCACCCATTATGGAGGGCCCTACCGTTATAAAATTGAACCATAAATATTATCTGTTTTATTCGGCCAACCATTTCCAGAACATCGATTATGCAATTGGCTATGCCGTGGCCGATTCGCCCTACGGGCCTTGGATAAAATATAAAAATAACCCTATCGTTCATCGTTCTATAGTTGGCGAAAATGGGTCGGGACATGGTGACCTGTTTGAAGGGGTAGATAAGCAATTGTATTATGTATACCACATTCACAACTCATCCGATCAAGTAAGTCCCCGCCGGACACGCCTAGTGCCTGTGGTTAAACAATGGGATGAAAAAGCCGGTGTTTATACGTTTAGTGTAAAAGGGAAGGAGGTAATTGTACCAGTAATGGCCGAAAAGTAA